A stretch of Arachis hypogaea cultivar Tifrunner chromosome 15, arahy.Tifrunner.gnm2.J5K5, whole genome shotgun sequence DNA encodes these proteins:
- the LOC112748624 gene encoding nicotinate phosphoribosyltransferase 1 isoform X1, translating to MKENGSDENSSGRGIPGPTNPMVTPLLTDLYQFTMAYTYWKAGKHAERAVFDLYFRKNPFGGEYTIFAGLEECIRLISNYKLSEEDIDFIRSCLHVPCEDGFFEYLRGIDCSDVEVYAIPEGSVVFPKVPLMRVEGPIAIVQLLETPFVNLINYASLVTTNAARHRFVAGKSKTLLEFGLRRAQGPDGGMGASKYCYIGGFDATSNVAAGRLFGIPLRGTHSHAFVSSFMTLDEIKDKSLRKKVSKSTCKDFVSLVQAWLSKLQRSKSLRGVFSETNQSELSAFISYALAFPNNFLALVDTYDVIRSGIPNFCAVALALNELGYKAVGIRLDSGDLAYLSCQARKIFCCIEKEFAVSGFGKTSITASNDLNEETLDALNKQGHEVDAYGIGTYLVTCYAQAALGIVFKLVEINKQPRIKLSEDVSKVSIPCKKKIYRLYGKESYPLVDIMTGEDEPPPKVGERILCRHPFEESKRAYVVPQHVEELLRCYSAGTSGKETEPLPPLKDIRERCIQQLEKMRPDHMRRLNPTPYKVSVSGKLYDFIHFLWLNEAPVGELL from the exons ATGAAGGAAAATGGATCCGACGAGAACAGTTCGGGTCGGGGCATACCAGGACCCACGAACCCGATGGTGACCCCACTCCTCACCGATCTCTACCAATTCACCATGGCTTACACTTACTGGAAAGCTGGCAAGCATGCAGAACGTGCTGT GTTTGATTTGTATTTCCGGAAGAATCCGTTTGGCGGGGAGTATACTATCTTTGCAGGTTTGGAAGAATGCATAAGGCTCATTTCCAATTACAAGCTATCTGAGGAGGACATTGATTTTATCAGGAGTTGTTTACATGTTCCCTGTGAG GATGGCTTCTTCGAATATCTGAGGGGAATCGACTGCTCTGATGTTGAGGTATATGCTATTCCTGAGGGGTCAGTTGTTTTTCCGAAGGTACCGCTGATGAGAGTTGAAGGTCCTATTGCG ATTGTTCAATTGCTGGAAACTCCTTTTGTGAATCTGATTAACTATGCATCATTAGTTACTACGAATGCTGCAAGGCATCGTTTTGTAGCTGGAAAATCAAAAACTCTACTTGAGTTTGGGCTGCGAAGGGCTCAG GGGCCTGATGGTGGAATGGGAGCATCAAAATACTGCTATATTGGAGGATTTGATGCAACAAG CAATGTTGCAGCAGGAAGGTTATTTGGGATTCCCCTTCGCGGCACTCATTCTCATGCCTTTGTTAGCTCATTTATG ACCCTTGATGAGATTAAAGACAAATCACTTCGTAAAAAAGTTAGTAAAAGTACATGTAAAGATTTTGTTAGTTTGGTTCAAGCATGGCTAAGCAAACTTCAG CGCTCAAAATCATTACGGGGTGTTTTTTCTGAGACCAACCAAAGTGAGCTGTCAGCATTCATATCATATGCATTGGCATTTCCTAATAACTTTCTTGCCCTTGTAGACACTTATGAT GTCATAAGAAGTGGAATCCCCAACTTCTGTGCAGTTGCATTAGCTCTCAATGAGTTAGG ATACAAAGCAGTTGGCATTAGACTGGACTCTGGTGACCTTGCCTATTTGTCTTGTCAAGCCAGGAAGATCTTTTGCTGCATTGAAAAGGAATTCGCAGTGTCTGGCTTTGGGAAGACTAGTATTACAGCTAGTAATGATCTTAATGAGGAAACTTTAGATGCTTTAAATAAACAG GGTCATGAGGTTGATGCCTATGGAATTGGGACATACCTGGTTACATGTTATGCTCAAGCTGCTCTGGGAATTGTTTTCAAGCTGGTCGAGATAAATAAGCAGCCTCGTATTAAGCTTTCTGAAGATGTATCAAAG GTCTCAATTCCATGTAAGAAGAAAATTTATAGATTGTATGGGAAAGAAAGCTATCCCCTTGTAGACATAATGACTGGAGAAGATGAACCCCCGCCAAAG GTGGGAGAACGAATCCTGTGCCGCCATCCCTTTGAAGAGTCCAAGAGAGCATACGTGGTGCCACAGCATGTTGAGGAGCTTCTAAGATGTTACAGTGCGGGAACTTCAG GTAAAGAGACAGAACCATTACCTCCTCTAAAGGACATTAGAGAACGATGTATCCAACAACTTGAGAAAATGCGACCTGACCACATGAGGAGGCTGAATCCAACTCCATACAAG GTCAGCGTAAGTGGAAAATTATATGACTTCATCCATTTCCTGTGGCTCAATGAAGCACCTGTTGGGGAGTTGCTATAA
- the LOC112748624 gene encoding nicotinate phosphoribosyltransferase 1 isoform X4: MKENGSDENSSGRGIPGPTNPMVTPLLTDLYQFTMAYTYWKAGKHAERAVFDLYFRKNPFGGEYTIFAGLEECIRLISNYKLSEEDIDFIRSCLHVPCEDGFFEYLRGIDCSDVEVYAIPEGSVVFPKVPLMRVEGPIAIVQLLETPFVNLINYASSNVAAGRLFGIPLRGTHSHAFVSSFMTLDEIKDKSLRKKVSKSTCKDFVSLVQAWLSKLQRSKSLRGVFSETNQSELSAFISYALAFPNNFLALVDTYDVIRSGIPNFCAVALALNELGYKAVGIRLDSGDLAYLSCQARKIFCCIEKEFAVSGFGKTSITASNDLNEETLDALNKQGHEVDAYGIGTYLVTCYAQAALGIVFKLVEINKQPRIKLSEDVSKVSIPCKKKIYRLYGKESYPLVDIMTGEDEPPPKVGERILCRHPFEESKRAYVVPQHVEELLRCYSAGTSGKETEPLPPLKDIRERCIQQLEKMRPDHMRRLNPTPYKVSVSGKLYDFIHFLWLNEAPVGELL, encoded by the exons ATGAAGGAAAATGGATCCGACGAGAACAGTTCGGGTCGGGGCATACCAGGACCCACGAACCCGATGGTGACCCCACTCCTCACCGATCTCTACCAATTCACCATGGCTTACACTTACTGGAAAGCTGGCAAGCATGCAGAACGTGCTGT GTTTGATTTGTATTTCCGGAAGAATCCGTTTGGCGGGGAGTATACTATCTTTGCAGGTTTGGAAGAATGCATAAGGCTCATTTCCAATTACAAGCTATCTGAGGAGGACATTGATTTTATCAGGAGTTGTTTACATGTTCCCTGTGAG GATGGCTTCTTCGAATATCTGAGGGGAATCGACTGCTCTGATGTTGAGGTATATGCTATTCCTGAGGGGTCAGTTGTTTTTCCGAAGGTACCGCTGATGAGAGTTGAAGGTCCTATTGCG ATTGTTCAATTGCTGGAAACTCCTTTTGTGAATCTGATTAACTATGCATCA AGCAATGTTGCAGCAGGAAGGTTATTTGGGATTCCCCTTCGCGGCACTCATTCTCATGCCTTTGTTAGCTCATTTATG ACCCTTGATGAGATTAAAGACAAATCACTTCGTAAAAAAGTTAGTAAAAGTACATGTAAAGATTTTGTTAGTTTGGTTCAAGCATGGCTAAGCAAACTTCAG CGCTCAAAATCATTACGGGGTGTTTTTTCTGAGACCAACCAAAGTGAGCTGTCAGCATTCATATCATATGCATTGGCATTTCCTAATAACTTTCTTGCCCTTGTAGACACTTATGAT GTCATAAGAAGTGGAATCCCCAACTTCTGTGCAGTTGCATTAGCTCTCAATGAGTTAGG ATACAAAGCAGTTGGCATTAGACTGGACTCTGGTGACCTTGCCTATTTGTCTTGTCAAGCCAGGAAGATCTTTTGCTGCATTGAAAAGGAATTCGCAGTGTCTGGCTTTGGGAAGACTAGTATTACAGCTAGTAATGATCTTAATGAGGAAACTTTAGATGCTTTAAATAAACAG GGTCATGAGGTTGATGCCTATGGAATTGGGACATACCTGGTTACATGTTATGCTCAAGCTGCTCTGGGAATTGTTTTCAAGCTGGTCGAGATAAATAAGCAGCCTCGTATTAAGCTTTCTGAAGATGTATCAAAG GTCTCAATTCCATGTAAGAAGAAAATTTATAGATTGTATGGGAAAGAAAGCTATCCCCTTGTAGACATAATGACTGGAGAAGATGAACCCCCGCCAAAG GTGGGAGAACGAATCCTGTGCCGCCATCCCTTTGAAGAGTCCAAGAGAGCATACGTGGTGCCACAGCATGTTGAGGAGCTTCTAAGATGTTACAGTGCGGGAACTTCAG GTAAAGAGACAGAACCATTACCTCCTCTAAAGGACATTAGAGAACGATGTATCCAACAACTTGAGAAAATGCGACCTGACCACATGAGGAGGCTGAATCCAACTCCATACAAG GTCAGCGTAAGTGGAAAATTATATGACTTCATCCATTTCCTGTGGCTCAATGAAGCACCTGTTGGGGAGTTGCTATAA
- the LOC112748624 gene encoding nicotinate phosphoribosyltransferase 1 isoform X3 — translation MKENGSDENSSGRGIPGPTNPMVTPLLTDLYQFTMAYTYWKAGKHAERAVFDLYFRKNPFGGEYTIFAGLEECIRLISNYKLSEEDIDFIRSCLHVPCEDGFFEYLRGIDCSDVEVYAIPEGSVVFPKVPLMRVEGPIAGPDGGMGASKYCYIGGFDATSNVAAGRLFGIPLRGTHSHAFVSSFMTLDEIKDKSLRKKVSKSTCKDFVSLVQAWLSKLQRSKSLRGVFSETNQSELSAFISYALAFPNNFLALVDTYDVIRSGIPNFCAVALALNELGYKAVGIRLDSGDLAYLSCQARKIFCCIEKEFAVSGFGKTSITASNDLNEETLDALNKQGHEVDAYGIGTYLVTCYAQAALGIVFKLVEINKQPRIKLSEDVSKVSIPCKKKIYRLYGKESYPLVDIMTGEDEPPPKVGERILCRHPFEESKRAYVVPQHVEELLRCYSAGTSGKETEPLPPLKDIRERCIQQLEKMRPDHMRRLNPTPYKVSVSGKLYDFIHFLWLNEAPVGELL, via the exons ATGAAGGAAAATGGATCCGACGAGAACAGTTCGGGTCGGGGCATACCAGGACCCACGAACCCGATGGTGACCCCACTCCTCACCGATCTCTACCAATTCACCATGGCTTACACTTACTGGAAAGCTGGCAAGCATGCAGAACGTGCTGT GTTTGATTTGTATTTCCGGAAGAATCCGTTTGGCGGGGAGTATACTATCTTTGCAGGTTTGGAAGAATGCATAAGGCTCATTTCCAATTACAAGCTATCTGAGGAGGACATTGATTTTATCAGGAGTTGTTTACATGTTCCCTGTGAG GATGGCTTCTTCGAATATCTGAGGGGAATCGACTGCTCTGATGTTGAGGTATATGCTATTCCTGAGGGGTCAGTTGTTTTTCCGAAGGTACCGCTGATGAGAGTTGAAGGTCCTATTGCG GGGCCTGATGGTGGAATGGGAGCATCAAAATACTGCTATATTGGAGGATTTGATGCAACAAG CAATGTTGCAGCAGGAAGGTTATTTGGGATTCCCCTTCGCGGCACTCATTCTCATGCCTTTGTTAGCTCATTTATG ACCCTTGATGAGATTAAAGACAAATCACTTCGTAAAAAAGTTAGTAAAAGTACATGTAAAGATTTTGTTAGTTTGGTTCAAGCATGGCTAAGCAAACTTCAG CGCTCAAAATCATTACGGGGTGTTTTTTCTGAGACCAACCAAAGTGAGCTGTCAGCATTCATATCATATGCATTGGCATTTCCTAATAACTTTCTTGCCCTTGTAGACACTTATGAT GTCATAAGAAGTGGAATCCCCAACTTCTGTGCAGTTGCATTAGCTCTCAATGAGTTAGG ATACAAAGCAGTTGGCATTAGACTGGACTCTGGTGACCTTGCCTATTTGTCTTGTCAAGCCAGGAAGATCTTTTGCTGCATTGAAAAGGAATTCGCAGTGTCTGGCTTTGGGAAGACTAGTATTACAGCTAGTAATGATCTTAATGAGGAAACTTTAGATGCTTTAAATAAACAG GGTCATGAGGTTGATGCCTATGGAATTGGGACATACCTGGTTACATGTTATGCTCAAGCTGCTCTGGGAATTGTTTTCAAGCTGGTCGAGATAAATAAGCAGCCTCGTATTAAGCTTTCTGAAGATGTATCAAAG GTCTCAATTCCATGTAAGAAGAAAATTTATAGATTGTATGGGAAAGAAAGCTATCCCCTTGTAGACATAATGACTGGAGAAGATGAACCCCCGCCAAAG GTGGGAGAACGAATCCTGTGCCGCCATCCCTTTGAAGAGTCCAAGAGAGCATACGTGGTGCCACAGCATGTTGAGGAGCTTCTAAGATGTTACAGTGCGGGAACTTCAG GTAAAGAGACAGAACCATTACCTCCTCTAAAGGACATTAGAGAACGATGTATCCAACAACTTGAGAAAATGCGACCTGACCACATGAGGAGGCTGAATCCAACTCCATACAAG GTCAGCGTAAGTGGAAAATTATATGACTTCATCCATTTCCTGTGGCTCAATGAAGCACCTGTTGGGGAGTTGCTATAA
- the LOC112748624 gene encoding nicotinate phosphoribosyltransferase 1 isoform X5 encodes MKENGSDENSSGRGIPGPTNPMVTPLLTDLYQFTMAYTYWKAGKHAERAVFDLYFRKNPFGGEYTIFAGLEECIRLISNYKLSEEDIDFIRSCLHVPCEDGFFEYLRGIDCSDVEVYAIPEGSVVFPKVPLMRVEGPIAGPDGGMGASKYCYIGGFDATSNVAAGRLFGIPLRGTHSHAFVSSFMTLDEIKDKSLRKKVSKSTCKDFVSLVQAWLSKLQVIRSGIPNFCAVALALNELGYKAVGIRLDSGDLAYLSCQARKIFCCIEKEFAVSGFGKTSITASNDLNEETLDALNKQGHEVDAYGIGTYLVTCYAQAALGIVFKLVEINKQPRIKLSEDVSKVSIPCKKKIYRLYGKESYPLVDIMTGEDEPPPKVGERILCRHPFEESKRAYVVPQHVEELLRCYSAGTSGKETEPLPPLKDIRERCIQQLEKMRPDHMRRLNPTPYKVSVSGKLYDFIHFLWLNEAPVGELL; translated from the exons ATGAAGGAAAATGGATCCGACGAGAACAGTTCGGGTCGGGGCATACCAGGACCCACGAACCCGATGGTGACCCCACTCCTCACCGATCTCTACCAATTCACCATGGCTTACACTTACTGGAAAGCTGGCAAGCATGCAGAACGTGCTGT GTTTGATTTGTATTTCCGGAAGAATCCGTTTGGCGGGGAGTATACTATCTTTGCAGGTTTGGAAGAATGCATAAGGCTCATTTCCAATTACAAGCTATCTGAGGAGGACATTGATTTTATCAGGAGTTGTTTACATGTTCCCTGTGAG GATGGCTTCTTCGAATATCTGAGGGGAATCGACTGCTCTGATGTTGAGGTATATGCTATTCCTGAGGGGTCAGTTGTTTTTCCGAAGGTACCGCTGATGAGAGTTGAAGGTCCTATTGCG GGGCCTGATGGTGGAATGGGAGCATCAAAATACTGCTATATTGGAGGATTTGATGCAACAAG CAATGTTGCAGCAGGAAGGTTATTTGGGATTCCCCTTCGCGGCACTCATTCTCATGCCTTTGTTAGCTCATTTATG ACCCTTGATGAGATTAAAGACAAATCACTTCGTAAAAAAGTTAGTAAAAGTACATGTAAAGATTTTGTTAGTTTGGTTCAAGCATGGCTAAGCAAACTTCAG GTCATAAGAAGTGGAATCCCCAACTTCTGTGCAGTTGCATTAGCTCTCAATGAGTTAGG ATACAAAGCAGTTGGCATTAGACTGGACTCTGGTGACCTTGCCTATTTGTCTTGTCAAGCCAGGAAGATCTTTTGCTGCATTGAAAAGGAATTCGCAGTGTCTGGCTTTGGGAAGACTAGTATTACAGCTAGTAATGATCTTAATGAGGAAACTTTAGATGCTTTAAATAAACAG GGTCATGAGGTTGATGCCTATGGAATTGGGACATACCTGGTTACATGTTATGCTCAAGCTGCTCTGGGAATTGTTTTCAAGCTGGTCGAGATAAATAAGCAGCCTCGTATTAAGCTTTCTGAAGATGTATCAAAG GTCTCAATTCCATGTAAGAAGAAAATTTATAGATTGTATGGGAAAGAAAGCTATCCCCTTGTAGACATAATGACTGGAGAAGATGAACCCCCGCCAAAG GTGGGAGAACGAATCCTGTGCCGCCATCCCTTTGAAGAGTCCAAGAGAGCATACGTGGTGCCACAGCATGTTGAGGAGCTTCTAAGATGTTACAGTGCGGGAACTTCAG GTAAAGAGACAGAACCATTACCTCCTCTAAAGGACATTAGAGAACGATGTATCCAACAACTTGAGAAAATGCGACCTGACCACATGAGGAGGCTGAATCCAACTCCATACAAG GTCAGCGTAAGTGGAAAATTATATGACTTCATCCATTTCCTGTGGCTCAATGAAGCACCTGTTGGGGAGTTGCTATAA
- the LOC112748624 gene encoding nicotinate phosphoribosyltransferase 1 isoform X2, which translates to MKENGSDENSSGRGIPGPTNPMVTPLLTDLYQFTMAYTYWKAGKHAERAVFDLYFRKNPFGGEYTIFAGLEECIRLISNYKLSEEDIDFIRSCLHVPCEDGFFEYLRGIDCSDVEVYAIPEGSVVFPKVPLMRVEGPIAIVQLLETPFVNLINYASLVTTNAARHRFVAGKSKTLLEFGLRRAQGPDGGMGASKYCYIGGFDATSNVAAGRLFGIPLRGTHSHAFVSSFMTLDEIKDKSLRKKVSKSTCKDFVSLVQAWLSKLQVIRSGIPNFCAVALALNELGYKAVGIRLDSGDLAYLSCQARKIFCCIEKEFAVSGFGKTSITASNDLNEETLDALNKQGHEVDAYGIGTYLVTCYAQAALGIVFKLVEINKQPRIKLSEDVSKVSIPCKKKIYRLYGKESYPLVDIMTGEDEPPPKVGERILCRHPFEESKRAYVVPQHVEELLRCYSAGTSGKETEPLPPLKDIRERCIQQLEKMRPDHMRRLNPTPYKVSVSGKLYDFIHFLWLNEAPVGELL; encoded by the exons ATGAAGGAAAATGGATCCGACGAGAACAGTTCGGGTCGGGGCATACCAGGACCCACGAACCCGATGGTGACCCCACTCCTCACCGATCTCTACCAATTCACCATGGCTTACACTTACTGGAAAGCTGGCAAGCATGCAGAACGTGCTGT GTTTGATTTGTATTTCCGGAAGAATCCGTTTGGCGGGGAGTATACTATCTTTGCAGGTTTGGAAGAATGCATAAGGCTCATTTCCAATTACAAGCTATCTGAGGAGGACATTGATTTTATCAGGAGTTGTTTACATGTTCCCTGTGAG GATGGCTTCTTCGAATATCTGAGGGGAATCGACTGCTCTGATGTTGAGGTATATGCTATTCCTGAGGGGTCAGTTGTTTTTCCGAAGGTACCGCTGATGAGAGTTGAAGGTCCTATTGCG ATTGTTCAATTGCTGGAAACTCCTTTTGTGAATCTGATTAACTATGCATCATTAGTTACTACGAATGCTGCAAGGCATCGTTTTGTAGCTGGAAAATCAAAAACTCTACTTGAGTTTGGGCTGCGAAGGGCTCAG GGGCCTGATGGTGGAATGGGAGCATCAAAATACTGCTATATTGGAGGATTTGATGCAACAAG CAATGTTGCAGCAGGAAGGTTATTTGGGATTCCCCTTCGCGGCACTCATTCTCATGCCTTTGTTAGCTCATTTATG ACCCTTGATGAGATTAAAGACAAATCACTTCGTAAAAAAGTTAGTAAAAGTACATGTAAAGATTTTGTTAGTTTGGTTCAAGCATGGCTAAGCAAACTTCAG GTCATAAGAAGTGGAATCCCCAACTTCTGTGCAGTTGCATTAGCTCTCAATGAGTTAGG ATACAAAGCAGTTGGCATTAGACTGGACTCTGGTGACCTTGCCTATTTGTCTTGTCAAGCCAGGAAGATCTTTTGCTGCATTGAAAAGGAATTCGCAGTGTCTGGCTTTGGGAAGACTAGTATTACAGCTAGTAATGATCTTAATGAGGAAACTTTAGATGCTTTAAATAAACAG GGTCATGAGGTTGATGCCTATGGAATTGGGACATACCTGGTTACATGTTATGCTCAAGCTGCTCTGGGAATTGTTTTCAAGCTGGTCGAGATAAATAAGCAGCCTCGTATTAAGCTTTCTGAAGATGTATCAAAG GTCTCAATTCCATGTAAGAAGAAAATTTATAGATTGTATGGGAAAGAAAGCTATCCCCTTGTAGACATAATGACTGGAGAAGATGAACCCCCGCCAAAG GTGGGAGAACGAATCCTGTGCCGCCATCCCTTTGAAGAGTCCAAGAGAGCATACGTGGTGCCACAGCATGTTGAGGAGCTTCTAAGATGTTACAGTGCGGGAACTTCAG GTAAAGAGACAGAACCATTACCTCCTCTAAAGGACATTAGAGAACGATGTATCCAACAACTTGAGAAAATGCGACCTGACCACATGAGGAGGCTGAATCCAACTCCATACAAG GTCAGCGTAAGTGGAAAATTATATGACTTCATCCATTTCCTGTGGCTCAATGAAGCACCTGTTGGGGAGTTGCTATAA